GATGTTTTTGATCTTGATCTGGTGGGGCGAGCAAAGAAATTGGGGGTTGAAGTTGTCAGTCTGAGGGAAATAgaggtgagtgttttttttttgtttgttttaccttttATATGTGACAACCAGTGAGAATTACTTATTTCAACACTTCAacagtaaagcaaaaaaaaaaaaaaaacaacaactatcaaaacaagttttgttttttctaaccTAGTTGCGAGTAATTTATTTGTGTACCTTAACTGTACTTCCCTAATAAAAATACAACGGTATACTAATACAGTAGAATACTAGAACCTATGTATACTGAATGTAATGTGCAACACACAGAAAAGTCATAATTTGTGAAAAGGGTGCACATATTAATTCATTTTCAGTAATCAAAAATGTGTTGTATTGAATCAtcttaaactgaaataaatatttagttttgTATGTAATTTGCTACActtttaatagaaaataaatagaCCAATAGCCATATTCATTCACGTCTTGCTGTAAGGGGAATGTGGAATTTAATAATGTTACAAATACTTGGGTTAATATTAAATTACAATCTGTTCGTTCTTTTAGTCTGTTGGAAAGGTAAACCGGAAGAATCCAGTAGTAAGTAATATATCAACGTTTTGCTTGCAACTTTTTTTAATAGCTGTTGTAGGAACGTGCAGTTAGTTGACatcagattttgtatttttttttttatttgtagccaCCAAAGCCAGATGATCTGGCGGTTATATGTTTTACCAGTGGAACCacaggtaagttttttttttttttttttttttaaacaaaacatacttATTTACATACTATACTgtataacatttcaaaacaaaagaaagactttggaaacatttgtcattctGTACGTTTACTGAATGacaatctaattagaattcaactgtatacatgaattgaagtttttggaaaacgtaggatattttcacatgcaaagtactgtattagcctaagtacgatttgaaagaccggacatttctgcgatataacagagaccaatccaatatagtgctttgTCGAaatgtcaggtcttaaattcaaagattactatcctatacctctattcagattcccaaaaatgtgcaatcagcctttccaacagctcatcctgttttatattattttgcagacattattttaaaatatcacgttattttaaaactggaaaacatttgctgcttcagtatgggctattaacaaatacatacagactttaacaaatgtattactttatccctaactagacaaatggatgcatgcagactgactacagagtattattattttctctgttttctaaaacaacatgcaggaatgaaggtcaaagtttgcacatgtgcagtacgctatcaaagtgtgtttacatgatatacattttgttcgttttcggaatttaatcggaaatttctaggtgctgttttccgaaaactgacttttggaatattctgatacattttccgaaaactgtgtttacatgacttttgatatcggaattagttttccgaaaattagttttccgaaaaataatggaattcttatgctcatgtaaatgcACTGATTGACTTATAGTTTATCATTATACTTTTGAATTAACactgagtggtgtgtgtgtgtgtgtgtttgttttttttaagttatggatatttccatttttatttgcCTTGTATTAATCTCACTGAGCCGTGTGTGCATTTCTTTTTAGGAAACCCCAAAGGAGCGATGCTTACTCACGCAAACATTGTATCCAATGCAGCTGCTTTTATCAAAATAACAAAGGTAAACTCTTACTTACAGGAGTAGGTGGTACATACGTTTGCATaagtttgttttttactattaaaTCAAGCTTAATTTGTATTACAGAAGCATGGTTGGTTTTGCAGTACAGTAattaatatttcaaaatgtagTGATATACACAAATACATGTATTAGTTTATGCTGAAAATAGTTTACAATGTATTTCTTCTGTCTGTATAAGGAGCAACTCGCAGAAGCCTCCTTCACTTTCGCATAATAGGAAGCAGTAGAAGTTGAAATGAGCCAGGGACAGGTTTACTAACACTTTGCCCAATTGCAAAGCACACAAGTCAACTTGGCTACCCTTTTTATGGCGGTAGCAACTTTGAAACCAGAACTGAAAAATGCAACCTTATGCTGTCCTCCACCTAAATGCTTTCTGCATTCCAGTGCTTCCAAGCTCTTTCTCCACTTACTTGTGCTTACTGTGGGGTGTGGGGTCTTTTTTAGTTAATTTTTCTTTctgtcgctctctctccctcttttttttttccctctggtgtTCTTTTGCTATCAGAATCTGCACGTCCTTACTCCTGAAGATGTAATGATCTCATTCTTGCCTCTGGCCCACATGTTTGAACGTGTAGTTGAGGTAGGCGCTAATCACCTGTCCggcctgtgtgtttgtttttccagaCGTCCTACTGTATAAGCTCCAGTGACACTCATGTGTCCTATTTACCTCTTGCACATATGTTTGAGCGGTTAGTACAGGTatgtaaatacagaaatcatcTTCACATTACAACTTCTGAGCTTGACACTGTCAAGCAATGTTAAACATGCGTGTCTAATTGTAATTATTGACCAGGCTGTATGTAGGATAAAGGCCTATTCACACTGGACACgccacgacaaaaaaaaaaaaatagttttgatGAACTATTCACACTGCCTGCAATGCGATGGGCgagactgaaacgatgcaaaaaaaaataaataagattgatGTCTGTTTTTGAGATTTTGGCCTGTTGACACTTGTGTGAAATTTAGTGTTACAGCGAAAGTATCATATTGCAGGACAAATCTCATCGTGTCCAGTGTGAATAGGCCTTTAGGCTTACATTTGGTCAGAAGGGCTTGAAGATAAGGTCATGTCCTCCATATAAAGTACATGCGTTTTATATAAACCAAGGATACGCACATAAAAATGTGGTTCTTATCAAAACAAAGAAAGGTTATGTATtctgtgattatttttttaaaaaaattatcatTGCTATACAGAAAAAGTAGCCCTTTCACTGTCTTATTGTTTTAATCTTGCTCcctatcaatgatacagaccacctGTTTTGACATGGTGTCTCTACGATTGCTGTCTTCTATGATTCTCTTAATACTGGTGGTGTACCGTAGACATCAACCACTTCACTGTCACATTATTGTAAGGAATTGGCTCTGAAAATGTCAATTAAAACAGCAGAAGTTTACAGTCCGGTGCTTCTTCCCAACAGGTTCTACTTTTGTGCCATGGAGCCCGGATAGGATTTTTTCAAGGTGACATCAGACTTCTCATGGATGACCTAAAGACGTTACAGCCCACCATATTTCCTGTAGTGCCCCGTCTGCTCAACAGAATGTTTGACAGGGTGAGTTTTTAACCCTACCGTTGTGTGGCCCATAGATATAAACTTGACCAGgtcaaatacacatttatttaaaaacataatctACAGAATTAACAAGTAGAACACAACATATTTTCACGCATTGCATGTTTTAAAAGTGGTGAAAAAGGTTTCCTATACTTTTATATAAACCAAATATGTCCGTGTGCTGACAAAAGAAGCATCAATGTAACCGTCAAGTCAAAAGTACTGTGCTTCTAGTAAACTACTGAAATGCTAAAGTGTTATATTTGTTTTGCTTGGGTTTAGATGTGGCATGGACTTCAGCAGTGTTCGATGGCCAattcttttttaaacattttaatacattgtGTTCTGTTCCAGAACCAAAATTCAGCACTCAGTTGGTGTACCCCAAGCCAGCTCTGTACATTTACATGACAGTGGTAGCTCTGATATTACAACTATGGCAGTAACTTGCTTGTATTTGTAAAGGGCAGCACAGGTACACAGAATTCTAGAACTAGTTTTGTGCAGTCAGCCTAAAAAAAACTGAGTGAGTTGAGATGACTGATGAAGACTGTTTGGGTCAGGAGGCCGACTGAAATGAGGAATGAGAAAGCCATAATATTGGAATGTGACCTATTTATCCTAAAGCCATCGTAAATCTGAAGTCTTCTCCAAATCTGTGGATTGCCAGCAGTCTtagaagaattattattttatttttttagttgacCTGGACACACAATGGCATGCCACAATGAAAGTAATTTCAGCTCACCGACAGAATACAGCAGTTTTAACCAAATTTAATTCTTTgttagttttaaataataaaaataaactgatttATCGTTTGTAACAAGATGTaccatttccttttttaattgtGGAAATGCTAACGGTTTTAAGATATTTGGACAAGCCAACACCCCTTTGAAAAGGTGGCTGCTGGACTTTGCGACTAAGAGGAAGGAAGCAGAGCTGAAAAGTGGAATTGTGAGGAATGACAGCGTGTGGGACAAGCTCATCTTCCGCAAAGTACAGGTGGGATTGTAAATCTACTATTTTCTGAATAAAATCCTCATTGGCTGTTTTACAGATCAAATGTGTTCTCCATACTCGCTAGAGCCGTGCtaaaagatttttgttttgttttcttctggtGTAAAATACACCAGAAGCACAATccttatttaaccattttattttatttcatttatatttttttaaacagattgaaGAAGAATTTTTATTATTAGGATTTTTGAATAAGACCAAAGATGTCTGACTAATTGTTTTGAAATGTCTGGTCTCTTCTGTAGGCTAGCCTGGGTGGTAAAGTACAGCTCATGATAACCGGAGCGGCTCCCGTCTCTCCAACAGTTCTGAGTTTCCTCAGGGCTGCCCTGGGCTGCCAGGTGAGCTTTATTTGGCATTTGGCCATTGGAGTTTATAATTGGAACCACCGCTGATGCACACAGACTGCTTTTTGCAGTGGGAGGTCATGTCATGTGGTGTGTTACATTTCAGTAGTATTTAACTGTTGGCTCTTAAGTAATTTGGTTCCCATCCATAGAATCTGCACACAAGTCAGTACTGCCTGCTATTTgatttactgtattactgtaatttacTGTTCAATAATTACTGTAATTTACTGTTCAATACAATgttgtgtttgttaaaaaaaaaaaaacctgaccaaGTTTAGCATTCATTCACTCATTCATTCATTTCTGCTTCCTTTGTTTCTGTTTAGTTTTATGAAGGCTACGGGCAGACTGAATGCACAGCTGGGTGTTCGATGACATTGCCTGGAGACTGGACAGCAGGTAAAATACACCAACATACTCTTTTCACTGATAAAGTAGACCCAGAAATACAGTATTTAGCAAGTATATGTCTTgccttgatttttgtttcctttctttGTACATTTCAAGATTCGAAGATGTGTTACCGATGTTGCAGTGTCTTTATTTTCAAAAGCATCAGTCTTTATCAGAGTTCTGTTTTGATTTTCATAAAACCTTTTGGAAGGGTAGTGTTACTGTATGCTCAAACATGAAAATACAGCTGTTTGACTTAAACCCctttttcacactggcactcctacccgagtGAGCgagtaaaatgtaacatttccttagtcatgagtactttcaataaatccTGTACATACTTCAACCCCTTCAACTCTAGATGTAAAAAATTATGTGCATGTCAGGcatcatattttgaaataatttaaatTGCTATTTTTACCCCCGATATTACTATAATATACAATTAGATAGAAaataagtgtatatatatatatatatatatatgaaactacTGTAGTCGTCCCAtccctaataatatatatatatatatatatatagatctttttaaaatctcaacacagttgcacACAAGTACGTACAATCCTCTTTCAAATCaacatgttatgattttgaatatcttcttagggtcggtattcttgtcattgcttgcgccccggcacctctttctttacaaattaagcactgcgtgCATGTGTTAGGTCTTATCAGCGTTTCACATTGCACGAGAACGGTCtgttgttgccatgagaacaatctgttgattgacaggtttgaaagttgtactcgcacgatctctttggctgtgtgaaagggttatgacggtattacaccAGCATAGATTGCgtaatttcatgctgtgtgaaagggtattttacacactcgttaAAATGTTTGAgacggcacagtagctgcatttctgtgtgaaaatggtaatagtctaattaaaaaagatgcttttgcctgataagggaggtttggaactttcagcaggtcggcctgacctttttataccaggagctctctttttcagaccttacacagacttattcaaaaggatacaaaatacaggATCCTACAACATTAATATTAGCAATGTATGTCATTCTGTAGCAtccaatccatatctaataagtcagctGGTTCACAGCAAGATTTGAATTTGAAGCGGCTCTGCGAACACCACAgcaggcctgtgcatccagcgttttacatcacaggtgtgggcgaccagggtctttacttgatacctgcaaaaacttaaaccttgttagctgggctcccatctc
This genomic stretch from Acipenser ruthenus unplaced genomic scaffold, fAciRut3.2 maternal haplotype, whole genome shotgun sequence harbors:
- the LOC117409216 gene encoding long-chain-fatty-acid--CoA ligase 1-like, whose amino-acid sequence is MHRGHTPTPDQFIGIFAQNRPEWTIAELACYTYSMVSVPLYDTLGAEAIAYIIEKAEISTVICDTPEKAQLLLEYASKGVHQLKTIILIDVFDLDLVGRAKKLGVEVVSLREIESVGKVNRKNPVPPKPDDLAVICFTSGTTGNPKGAMLTHANIVSNAAAFIKITKNLHVLTPEDVMISFLPLAHMFERVVEVLLLCHGARIGFFQGDIRLLMDDLKTLQPTIFPVVPRLLNRMFDRIFGQANTPLKRWLLDFATKRKEAELKSGIVRNDSVWDKLIFRKVQASLGGKVQLMITGAAPVSPTVLSFLRAALGCQFYEGYGQTECTAGCSMTLPGDWTAGKIHQHTLFTDKVDPEIQYLASICLALIFVSFLCTFQDSKMCYRCCSVFIFKSISLYQSSVLIFIKPFGRVVLLYAQT